A stretch of the Dechloromonas sp. TW-R-39-2 genome encodes the following:
- the holB gene encoding DNA polymerase III subunit delta' has translation MNILKLHEQVWSDLQGRRQKLPHALLLVGQKGIGKFELAKLFAASLLCEQPQHTGIPCGACLACNWYSQGNHPDFRLLQPEALSADLEAEEGKKKPSQQITIDQVRGLDDFLIVGTHRAGLRIVVVNPTEAMNRNTANALLKTLEEPAPNTLFLLVSSEPLRLLPTIRSRCQTMPVALPSSKVAAQVLADDGIPDAARWLALAGGSPSLAIELATSGQGAWLELLVKRLSAGRHADPLAMAAELEKAVKDSKGKLLLKTVVEALQKWLIDLNLAKNGMPTRYFLPQQATMTGLADMIPAVRLLHCYRHMISRRQEAEQPLNARLFLEGIFLDYRALFAN, from the coding sequence ATGAACATATTAAAACTTCACGAACAAGTCTGGAGCGATCTTCAGGGCAGGCGTCAAAAGCTTCCCCATGCACTACTCCTTGTCGGTCAAAAAGGGATCGGCAAATTTGAACTCGCCAAGCTGTTTGCTGCCAGCCTGCTTTGCGAACAACCGCAGCACACAGGTATTCCGTGTGGCGCCTGTCTCGCGTGCAACTGGTACAGCCAAGGCAACCATCCTGATTTTCGCCTGCTGCAACCCGAAGCGCTCTCGGCGGACCTGGAAGCGGAAGAGGGTAAAAAGAAACCCAGCCAGCAGATCACCATCGACCAGGTTCGGGGCCTTGATGACTTCCTGATTGTCGGCACCCATCGGGCCGGATTGCGTATTGTCGTGGTCAACCCGACAGAAGCAATGAATCGAAACACCGCAAACGCACTTCTCAAAACACTCGAAGAACCTGCGCCAAATACATTGTTTTTATTGGTTTCAAGCGAACCGCTTCGCTTGTTACCAACCATCAGGAGCCGATGCCAGACAATGCCGGTCGCCCTTCCATCAAGCAAGGTTGCGGCACAAGTACTGGCCGACGATGGCATTCCCGATGCAGCGCGCTGGCTGGCCCTGGCAGGAGGTTCGCCCAGCCTGGCAATTGAACTGGCAACATCAGGGCAAGGGGCATGGTTGGAACTGCTGGTCAAACGACTGTCCGCAGGTCGCCATGCTGATCCGTTGGCCATGGCGGCCGAACTGGAAAAAGCAGTCAAGGACAGCAAGGGCAAGCTGCTACTCAAAACCGTAGTTGAAGCACTGCAAAAGTGGCTGATCGATTTGAACCTGGCCAAAAACGGCATGCCGACTCGATATTTTCTACCTCAGCAGGCCACAATGACCGGCTTGGCTGATATGATTCCTGCTGTGCGTTTATTACATTGTTACCGCCACATGATTTCACGCCGCCAGGAAGCCGAGCAGCCGCTGAACGCGCGTCTTTTTCTGGAAGGTATCTTTCTTGACTATCGAGCCCTGTTTGCCAATTGA
- a CDS encoding PilZ domain-containing protein produces MSEVKSAPQRPSVLSLNINSKSALYAAYMPHLRCGGIFIPTTRGYNIGDEVFMLLSLMDDPAKLPIAGTVIWITPAGAQNGRAQGIGVHFNNDESGQEARRKIEGLLGGVMQSARPTHTL; encoded by the coding sequence ATGAGTGAAGTTAAATCCGCTCCGCAACGTCCGAGCGTTCTCTCGCTGAACATCAACTCGAAGTCTGCGCTCTACGCTGCCTACATGCCCCATTTGCGCTGCGGCGGGATTTTCATTCCAACAACGCGCGGTTACAACATTGGTGACGAAGTTTTCATGCTGCTTTCGCTGATGGACGACCCGGCCAAACTGCCGATCGCCGGCACCGTCATCTGGATCACACCGGCAGGCGCCCAAAATGGGCGAGCACAGGGCATCGGCGTGCACTTCAATAATGACGAAAGCGGACAAGAAGCTCGCCGCAAAATTGAAGGCCTGCTCGGCGGCGTCATGCAGTCTGCCCGTCCGACGCACACGCTGTAA